TTTGATTCGCGATGCCTCGCCCGACCGAATTCTTCGCGGATGCGTCGTTCAGATTTCCGAAGAAACTTACGATCCACGAATCGATGCGCCTCGTCGCGACCACCAGCGAGCCGATCAAGCGGTACGAACTCCCGAAACCAGCTACGTCGTCGCGATTGCAATGAGCAAATCCGACACGGCCCCCTCCACATGCGTCGCGGGGACATCCGGCAGAGCGAAAACCACGGTCAATTCGGCCTCAATTTGGCAAAGATTCTACGAACTTCTTTCAAGTTTGTTCCGTTTTCAATAACGGTCGTATCTTCCTGCCATTGCTGGACTTTCGTTGTCCGATTGATACAATGGATTGCCCACCTTTTTGACGACGACGGGCACAGATACGCTTTGCTACAAGCTCCGTCAGTTGTCACCCACCTAGACCGAACAATCGTTCTTCCAGGAGAAACCCCCTTGAATATTCGTCCCCTGATTGCTGGCACCGTTGCGACGTGTGCTCTGACCGCGTCGATGGCGATGGCCGAAACCGGAACGTTGAAAATGCGTTTTGTTTTGGACGCCCCGAACGCCCCCGAAGTTGGAAAGATCGATCCAAACAAAGACATCGACTTCTGTGGCAAGCACGACATTCCCAACGAAAAGTTGATGGTCGATGCTGAATCCAAAGGCATCAAGAATGTTTTGGTTTACGTTTACACCGGACGTGGCGGCACGAAGTTGGACGACGTTCCGGCCAAGAATGAAACGCACGAATTGGCCAACGACGAATGTCGCTTCCAACCTCACTACGTGATCGCACAAACTGGCGACACGCTGAAGATCACCAACCCCGATCCCGTCGGTCACAACGCGAATCTGAACTTCTTCGCCAACAAGGCTGAGAACTTGATGATTCCTGCCGGAGCTGAGAAAGAAGTCGCTCTCGAAAAACCTGAACCAGCCGCTATCCCAGTCGAATGCAACATTCACCCTTGGATGCGTGCCTACGTCGTCGTGTTGGAACACCCCTACGCTGCCGTCAGCGATGAAGATGGAACGCTGACCATTGAAGGCATTCCTACTGGCGAGGTCATGTTCCGCGTTTCGCACGAAGCCGGCAAAATCGACGAAGTCAAAATTGACGGTTCCGAGGAATCTTGGCGCCGTAGTCGCTTTGAACTCGACATTAAAGCTGGCATGAACGACATCGGTGATGTCTTGGTTCCAGCAGATGCGTTGTCGCTGTAAGGCCACACCGCCACATCAAACATTCGATCGGCGTCGTTTTTCAAACGATGCCGATTTTTTTGCGCGCCGATCGTCAAACACTAACTGGACCCCAGTACTGCAGAAGTCCGTGGTTCACTCAAGCGAAGCGTTTGCTCAAGTCCCGCGGCGGTTGCCGTACCAACGAATTTGCATGCGGTCGCAGTAGCGATAGCCACGTGACTCGGCCAGTGGTTCCAACCATGGACGAGCGGCGTCGAGTTGTTCGACGGAGATCCCTTGCGGCATCAACCAGACCGAATGCGCCGGGACAGCCAACTGCCCGACGACTTCATCGATCTCGGCCATTTCTTCGGACGAGTCGACTACGAACTTCACTTGGGTCGCTTTCGCAGACCGGATCAATTGCTTCATCGTGTCGATCGGCAACCTTCGTTCGGCGTGCAGTTTTGCCCAACGCGCATGATCTGCCGCATCAGGGGTGCTGGCCCGAAGCTTGGGACTCAGCGAAAGCAAATCACAACTCACACCCGGATCGACGGTGCCGGCGGTTTCGATCGTGACGTGATTCCCCGCCGCTCGCAGTTGGTCGACCAGACTCACCATTCCTTTGGCAATCAGCGGTTCCCCTCCGGTCAGCACGACGTGCTTCACGCCCGACTCCGCGACCAAATGCAACAACGATTCGATCGACTGAGACGTGCCTTCGGGTTTCCAAGAAGCGTAGGGAGTGTCACAGAACCAGCACCGCAAGTTGCATCCACTCGTCCGGATGAAGACGCTTTCGGTGCCCGTCAATTCACCTTCGCCCTGAAGGCTGACGAAGGTTTCCGATATCAGCAGCGATGACGCGGAGGCGCGAGCGTCCCCCGGGGTTTCCGCCAAGTTCTCAGCGGGTAAAACATCAACTGAATGATCGACCGATTTCAAACGACACCGCGTTTCTAGAAGTGAACCAAAGCACGTGAGCGACTCAGCCTCTTTTCGAGACACACTCGAAGTTTTCGATAACCCCGCCCCGACGCGAAATTTCACGATCGAGCATTTTTGCCCGGAATTCACGTCAGTTTGCCCGAAAACCGGACAACCCGACTACGGAACGATCGTTTTCACGTACGTTCCCGATCGCGTTTGTGTGGAGCTGAAGAGCTTGAAAATGTACTTGCAGAAATTCCGCAACGAAGGAATTTTCTACGAGCAAGTCACCAATCGGATTTTGGACGACTTTGTCGCTGTCGTCCAGCCTCGCAAAGTCACGGTCGAAAGCAAATGGACGCCACGCGGCGGCCTGAACAGCAACATCATCGTGACTTACCCCGACCCAGCCTGATTCAAATCTCGGGCCGGTTCTGATCACGGCTCGGAGTCCTCTGTCCTTCCCCACCAACCCCGCCTGCGCCATGTCCTCCGTCATTCTGTCTGGTTTCGCTGACGAATCTGCTTTCTCGAAGAAGGCCAACGAACAATTTGCCGCGCTCGCCGCGATCGGTCTGCAAAATTACTCCATCCGGTTCGTCGACGTCGGCAACGGCATCAAGAACGTGATGATGCTGGAACCTTCCGAAATCGAGACGCTTCAGAAACTGCACAAAGAATACGGCATGTCGGTCAGCAGCATTGGCTCGCCGATCGGCAAAGTGAAGTTGCAGGACGTTGAAGACGGCACATCCAACAAGTTTGTCCCCTTCGAAAAGTACCTCGCCGAAGACGTCCAAATCGCATGCGATCGAGCTGAGGCGTTCGATTGCAAACTGCTTCGTGGTTTCGCTTTCTACCACCCCAAAGGAACAGCTCCAGAAGATCACATCGACCAGGTTTCCGATCAACTCGGACAAATCGCCGAAGCTTGTGACAAACGAGGCCTGACGTTTGGATTGGAAGTCGAAGCCAACTTGGTCGGGCAAACTGGCGACCTGCTCGCCGCTATCGCTGAAAAAGTGAACAACCCGGCTCTCGTCACGATCTTTGACGGAGCCAACATGGTGATGCAAGGTTTGACATCGGACCAGGTTTACGCACAGTACGAAGCCATGAAACCATCGCTCGGTTGGTTGCACATCAAAGACTACAAAGACCCATCGCTGAACGGCCGCGTCGATCACGTCGACGAAGAATCCGCCAGCCACTTTGTTCCCGCCGACCAAGGCGACAGTGCTCACGAGCGAGTCTTCGAAGACCTGAAAACATTCCTGCCAACACTCGCCGATCGAATGTCACGACGCGGCGTGGAAGGCATCTATCTCGACCTCGAACCTCACGTTCGCGGCGGCGGCCAATTCGGCGGCTTCAGCGGTCCCGATGGATTCGGCATCGCCGCACGCGGTTTGTGCCGCGTGCTCGACAAAGTCGGCATCGACTATCACTTGCGAACGTTCGAAGACCTGGAAGCCGCCAAGGCTCAACAGGCCTGAGCCGAGGCCGGCGACAAAGTCTTCGTCGCCCCAAAGCAATCTCCCACTTCACGTAGGACGGGCACTCTTGCCTTTTTATACCCCACATCTCGAAACACCAAAGATTAGTGTCCGATCAGAGTGGATTAGTGTTCCACCAGAGCGGTCAAGGGAACACTAATCGCCGCTAATCAAACACCAATGATTCCTCGGCAAGGGATGTTTAGCCTTAAACCGCTTGTATTCCCAGCGCAAGCGGCTCTCAAAAGATGTGGGGTACAAAAAGGCACTCTTGCCCGTCCACACAACGAACCGCCTTGCTCATGTGTCGGTCAAGAGTAGCCAACCTACGTGGGGAACGCTGTTTGGCGTCTGATCAGGATTCCAAACGCAGGATCGTCGTGCCGAGTGGTGGCAACGTGATTTCAATACTGTCCGGTCGAGCGTGGTGCTCGACGCCGGTCGTTTCGCGTCCGGGATAGTTGCCCAAGTTTGATCCGCCGTACGCTTCACTGTCACTGTTGAAGATTTCTTTCCAGAAACCTTTGACGGGCACACCCACTCGGTAGTTGTCTCGTGGTACCGGAGTGAAGTTGTTGCAGACCAAGATCGGTGGATCGCCCTCGGCACCCTTTCGCAGGTAGACCAACACGCTGTCTTCCGCGTTGTGAGCGTCGATCCATTCGAAGCCTTCACCGGTGAAGTCGTGATAGTGCAGAGCCGGATTTTCGATCACGACTTTGTTCAAGTCCGCGACCAATTGCTGGACGCCTCGGTGTGTGTCGAAATCTAGCAATTCCCACTGAGGCCCATCGTCCGCGTTCCACTCCGTCCACTGCGCGATTTCACCGCCCATGAACAGCAACTTCTTTCCAGGGTGCGTCCACATGTAGCTGTACAGCAAACGCAGGTTGGCGAACTTCTGCCACATGTCGCCCGGCATCTGACTGATCAGCGAACCCTTGCCGTGAACCACTTCGTCGTGCGACAGCGGCAACGTAAAGTTTTCGGTGAACGCGTAGATTAGGCTGAACGTCAGCTCATTCTGATGGAACTTGCGGTGAATGGGTTCGTTCCGCATGTAGCTCAACGTGTCATTCATCCAACCCATGTTCCACTTGTAGGTGAAACCAAGACCGCCATCGTAGGTCGGACGCGAAACGCCGGGCCACGCAGTCGACTCTTCCGCCGCCGTCACAACACCGGGGTAATTCTCGTGAACCGCGATGTTGAAATCACGCAAGAAGTCGATTGACTCCAAGTTCTCACGTCCGCCGTATCGATTGGGAATCCACTCACCATCTTCGCGGCTGTAGTCCAGGTACAGCATGGACGCGACCGCGTCGACTCGCAGCCCATCGATGTGATACTTGTCCAACCAGAACAATGCGTTGGCGATCAAAAAGTTCTTCACTTCGTTGCGGCCGAAGTTAAAGATCATCGTGCCCCAATCCGGGTGCTCGCCCTGGCGTGGGTCCGCATGCTCGTACAA
The sequence above is a segment of the Rhodopirellula bahusiensis genome. Coding sequences within it:
- a CDS encoding sugar phosphate isomerase/epimerase family protein yields the protein MSSVILSGFADESAFSKKANEQFAALAAIGLQNYSIRFVDVGNGIKNVMMLEPSEIETLQKLHKEYGMSVSSIGSPIGKVKLQDVEDGTSNKFVPFEKYLAEDVQIACDRAEAFDCKLLRGFAFYHPKGTAPEDHIDQVSDQLGQIAEACDKRGLTFGLEVEANLVGQTGDLLAAIAEKVNNPALVTIFDGANMVMQGLTSDQVYAQYEAMKPSLGWLHIKDYKDPSLNGRVDHVDEESASHFVPADQGDSAHERVFEDLKTFLPTLADRMSRRGVEGIYLDLEPHVRGGGQFGGFSGPDGFGIAARGLCRVLDKVGIDYHLRTFEDLEAAKAQQA
- the queF gene encoding preQ(1) synthase, translating into MSDSASFRDTLEVFDNPAPTRNFTIEHFCPEFTSVCPKTGQPDYGTIVFTYVPDRVCVELKSLKMYLQKFRNEGIFYEQVTNRILDDFVAVVQPRKVTVESKWTPRGGLNSNIIVTYPDPA
- the glgB gene encoding 1,4-alpha-glucan branching protein GlgB; protein product: MNSQLSLSTIQSLVDGSVVNPGSLLGRHPVNYRGREATSVRVLEPNAESVWLIDSASGLRRPMRRLHPGGFFEAICDEPITKPSTSRLQMIDKTGKEMKTTSPYTVPSIFSDLDRYLIGEGRHNQLYERLGAQLREVDGVQGVNFAVWAPNARSVQIVGDFNGWDGRGHVAQPVESTGMWELFLPAAKVGQKYKFRIQTEHGHWMDKCDPMAFAAELPPLTANIITDINTYTWNDSDWLQQRAEIDPMHTPMNVYEVHLGSWQKGPGRTHGWLDYRDLAKRLVDYCHRMNFTHVELMPISEHPFTGSWGYQSVGYYAPTSRHGSPEDFMFFVDHMHQHGIGVLIDWVPAHFPKDDHGLRQFDGSALYEHADPRQGEHPDWGTMIFNFGRNEVKNFLIANALFWLDKYHIDGLRVDAVASMLYLDYSREDGEWIPNRYGGRENLESIDFLRDFNIAVHENYPGVVTAAEESTAWPGVSRPTYDGGLGFTYKWNMGWMNDTLSYMRNEPIHRKFHQNELTFSLIYAFTENFTLPLSHDEVVHGKGSLISQMPGDMWQKFANLRLLYSYMWTHPGKKLLFMGGEIAQWTEWNADDGPQWELLDFDTHRGVQQLVADLNKVVIENPALHYHDFTGEGFEWIDAHNAEDSVLVYLRKGAEGDPPILVCNNFTPVPRDNYRVGVPVKGFWKEIFNSDSEAYGGSNLGNYPGRETTGVEHHARPDSIEITLPPLGTTILRLES
- a CDS encoding methylamine utilization protein; translation: MNIRPLIAGTVATCALTASMAMAETGTLKMRFVLDAPNAPEVGKIDPNKDIDFCGKHDIPNEKLMVDAESKGIKNVLVYVYTGRGGTKLDDVPAKNETHELANDECRFQPHYVIAQTGDTLKITNPDPVGHNANLNFFANKAENLMIPAGAEKEVALEKPEPAAIPVECNIHPWMRAYVVVLEHPYAAVSDEDGTLTIEGIPTGEVMFRVSHEAGKIDEVKIDGSEESWRRSRFELDIKAGMNDIGDVLVPADALSL
- a CDS encoding 7-carboxy-7-deazaguanine synthase QueE, translating into MKSVDHSVDVLPAENLAETPGDARASASSLLISETFVSLQGEGELTGTESVFIRTSGCNLRCWFCDTPYASWKPEGTSQSIESLLHLVAESGVKHVVLTGGEPLIAKGMVSLVDQLRAAGNHVTIETAGTVDPGVSCDLLSLSPKLRASTPDAADHARWAKLHAERRLPIDTMKQLIRSAKATQVKFVVDSSEEMAEIDEVVGQLAVPAHSVWLMPQGISVEQLDAARPWLEPLAESRGYRYCDRMQIRWYGNRRGT